In Numida meleagris isolate 19003 breed g44 Domestic line chromosome 18, NumMel1.0, whole genome shotgun sequence, one DNA window encodes the following:
- the LOC110407718 gene encoding uncharacterized protein LOC110407718 isoform X3 → MQKRIKEIRLTNRNRMASMLQNVKATMGLQRHQLLADFDENESPVPDKFKRKASLSSLNTICMSLRKRIPLKQVELNFHETPLWENMEARKKSQVLQSITKTARNAFGTVSQKIQKTCQSPVHSTATFPAEDIGSSSATSFSKKRRTVQTLCPSMNSVTPAAGSKCTPRSSKRSLLRPARASEHTELRGFPSWHGEDAVPLSRSRRASAALKSPYSSPTPASRRTQHAISNYYYSNGTKFAVCASILGTSSGCQKAREETPLNSWCLDVDGYK, encoded by the exons ATGCAAAAACGCATTAAAG AAATAAGGTTGACGAACAGGAACAGGATGGCATCCATGCTCCAAAATGTCAAGGCAACAATGGGCTTGCAGAGACACCAGCTTTTAGCTGACTTTGATGAGAATGAGAGCCCTGTACCAGACAAATTCAAGAGAAAAGCTTCTTTGAGTTCTCTTAATACTATCTGCATGTCTCTAAGAAAGCGAATACCATTAAAGCAAGTAGAGCTGAATTTCCATGAGACTCCACTTTGGGAAAATATGGAAGCAAGAAAGAAGAGCCAAGTGCTCCAAAGTATtacaaaaacagcaagaaatgcTTTTGGAACAGTGTCACAG aaaatacagaagacttGCCAAAGCCCAGTGCACTCAACTGCGACCTTTCCAGCTGAAGACattggcagcagctctgcaaccagtttttccaagaaaagaagaactgtACAAACACTGTGCCCTAGTATGAACAGTGTTACTCCAGCAGCTGGTTCCAAATGCACTCCAAGGTCCAGCAAAAGATCCTTGCTTAGGCCAGCAAGGGCGTCAGAGCATACAGAATTGAGGGGTTTCCCATCCTGGCACGGTGAAGATGCTGTCCCACTCTCAAGATCAAGGAGagcatcagcagcactgaaaagccCCTATTCATCACCTACTCCCGCCAGCAGAAGAAC gcagcatgcaATATCAAACTACTACTATTCTAATGGAACAAAATTTGCAGTCTGTGCATCAATCCTGGGAACTTCCTCAGGCTGTCAGAAGGCAAGGGAAGAAACTCCATTGAACAGTTGGTGCCTGGACGTAGATGGCTATAAATAA
- the LOC110407718 gene encoding uncharacterized protein LOC110407718 isoform X1, with translation MQKRIKEIRLTNRNRMASMLQNVKATMGLQRHQLLADFDENESPVPDKFKRKASLSSLNTICMSLRKRIPLKQVELNFHETPLWENMEARKKSQVLQSITKTARNAFGTVSQKIQKTCQSPVHSTATFPAEDIGSSSATSFSKKRRTVQTLCPSMNSVTPAAGSKCTPRSSKRSLLRPARASEHTELRGFPSWHGEDAVPLSRSRRASAALKSPYSSPTPASRRTEIGRELELVTSGIRQLKHLFSAPDDGIVQGERQHAISNYYYSNGTKFAVCASILGTSSGCQKAREETPLNSWCLDVDGYK, from the exons ATGCAAAAACGCATTAAAG AAATAAGGTTGACGAACAGGAACAGGATGGCATCCATGCTCCAAAATGTCAAGGCAACAATGGGCTTGCAGAGACACCAGCTTTTAGCTGACTTTGATGAGAATGAGAGCCCTGTACCAGACAAATTCAAGAGAAAAGCTTCTTTGAGTTCTCTTAATACTATCTGCATGTCTCTAAGAAAGCGAATACCATTAAAGCAAGTAGAGCTGAATTTCCATGAGACTCCACTTTGGGAAAATATGGAAGCAAGAAAGAAGAGCCAAGTGCTCCAAAGTATtacaaaaacagcaagaaatgcTTTTGGAACAGTGTCACAG aaaatacagaagacttGCCAAAGCCCAGTGCACTCAACTGCGACCTTTCCAGCTGAAGACattggcagcagctctgcaaccagtttttccaagaaaagaagaactgtACAAACACTGTGCCCTAGTATGAACAGTGTTACTCCAGCAGCTGGTTCCAAATGCACTCCAAGGTCCAGCAAAAGATCCTTGCTTAGGCCAGCAAGGGCGTCAGAGCATACAGAATTGAGGGGTTTCCCATCCTGGCACGGTGAAGATGCTGTCCCACTCTCAAGATCAAGGAGagcatcagcagcactgaaaagccCCTATTCATCACCTACTCCCGCCAGCAGAAGAAC AGAGATTGGCCGTGAGTTGGAACTGGTCACTTCAGGGATTCGCCAACTGAAGCATCTCTTCTCAGCACCTGATGATGGTATTGTGCAAGGGGAGAG gcagcatgcaATATCAAACTACTACTATTCTAATGGAACAAAATTTGCAGTCTGTGCATCAATCCTGGGAACTTCCTCAGGCTGTCAGAAGGCAAGGGAAGAAACTCCATTGAACAGTTGGTGCCTGGACGTAGATGGCTATAAATAA
- the LOC110407718 gene encoding uncharacterized protein LOC110407718 isoform X2 produces the protein MASMLQNVKATMGLQRHQLLADFDENESPVPDKFKRKASLSSLNTICMSLRKRIPLKQVELNFHETPLWENMEARKKSQVLQSITKTARNAFGTVSQKIQKTCQSPVHSTATFPAEDIGSSSATSFSKKRRTVQTLCPSMNSVTPAAGSKCTPRSSKRSLLRPARASEHTELRGFPSWHGEDAVPLSRSRRASAALKSPYSSPTPASRRTEIGRELELVTSGIRQLKHLFSAPDDGIVQGERQHAISNYYYSNGTKFAVCASILGTSSGCQKAREETPLNSWCLDVDGYK, from the exons ATGGCATCCATGCTCCAAAATGTCAAGGCAACAATGGGCTTGCAGAGACACCAGCTTTTAGCTGACTTTGATGAGAATGAGAGCCCTGTACCAGACAAATTCAAGAGAAAAGCTTCTTTGAGTTCTCTTAATACTATCTGCATGTCTCTAAGAAAGCGAATACCATTAAAGCAAGTAGAGCTGAATTTCCATGAGACTCCACTTTGGGAAAATATGGAAGCAAGAAAGAAGAGCCAAGTGCTCCAAAGTATtacaaaaacagcaagaaatgcTTTTGGAACAGTGTCACAG aaaatacagaagacttGCCAAAGCCCAGTGCACTCAACTGCGACCTTTCCAGCTGAAGACattggcagcagctctgcaaccagtttttccaagaaaagaagaactgtACAAACACTGTGCCCTAGTATGAACAGTGTTACTCCAGCAGCTGGTTCCAAATGCACTCCAAGGTCCAGCAAAAGATCCTTGCTTAGGCCAGCAAGGGCGTCAGAGCATACAGAATTGAGGGGTTTCCCATCCTGGCACGGTGAAGATGCTGTCCCACTCTCAAGATCAAGGAGagcatcagcagcactgaaaagccCCTATTCATCACCTACTCCCGCCAGCAGAAGAAC AGAGATTGGCCGTGAGTTGGAACTGGTCACTTCAGGGATTCGCCAACTGAAGCATCTCTTCTCAGCACCTGATGATGGTATTGTGCAAGGGGAGAG gcagcatgcaATATCAAACTACTACTATTCTAATGGAACAAAATTTGCAGTCTGTGCATCAATCCTGGGAACTTCCTCAGGCTGTCAGAAGGCAAGGGAAGAAACTCCATTGAACAGTTGGTGCCTGGACGTAGATGGCTATAAATAA
- the LOC110407718 gene encoding uncharacterized protein LOC110407718 isoform X4 — MQKRIKEIRLTNRNRMASMLQNVKATMGLQRHQLLADFDENESPVPDKFKRKASLSSLNTICMSLRKRIPLKQVELNFHETPLWENMEARKKSQVLQSITKTARNAFGTVSQKIQKTCQSPVHSTATFPAEDIGSSSATSFSKKRRTVQTLCPSMNSVTPAAGSKCTPRSSKRSLLRPARASEHTELRGFPSWHGEDAVPLSRSRRASAALKSPYSSPTPASRRTEIGRELELVTSGIRQLKHLFSAPDDGIVQGESDMTVSLICN; from the exons ATGCAAAAACGCATTAAAG AAATAAGGTTGACGAACAGGAACAGGATGGCATCCATGCTCCAAAATGTCAAGGCAACAATGGGCTTGCAGAGACACCAGCTTTTAGCTGACTTTGATGAGAATGAGAGCCCTGTACCAGACAAATTCAAGAGAAAAGCTTCTTTGAGTTCTCTTAATACTATCTGCATGTCTCTAAGAAAGCGAATACCATTAAAGCAAGTAGAGCTGAATTTCCATGAGACTCCACTTTGGGAAAATATGGAAGCAAGAAAGAAGAGCCAAGTGCTCCAAAGTATtacaaaaacagcaagaaatgcTTTTGGAACAGTGTCACAG aaaatacagaagacttGCCAAAGCCCAGTGCACTCAACTGCGACCTTTCCAGCTGAAGACattggcagcagctctgcaaccagtttttccaagaaaagaagaactgtACAAACACTGTGCCCTAGTATGAACAGTGTTACTCCAGCAGCTGGTTCCAAATGCACTCCAAGGTCCAGCAAAAGATCCTTGCTTAGGCCAGCAAGGGCGTCAGAGCATACAGAATTGAGGGGTTTCCCATCCTGGCACGGTGAAGATGCTGTCCCACTCTCAAGATCAAGGAGagcatcagcagcactgaaaagccCCTATTCATCACCTACTCCCGCCAGCAGAAGAAC AGAGATTGGCCGTGAGTTGGAACTGGTCACTTCAGGGATTCGCCAACTGAAGCATCTCTTCTCAGCACCTGATGATGGTATTGTGCAAGGGGAGAG TGATATGACAGTTTCTCTCATTTGTAACTGA
- the FBXO39 gene encoding F-box only protein 39 has product MEDDIDAEQSFWANLPDVCLRHVFHWLDDKDRSRAALVCKKWNQAMYSGSLWRTRTITFNGQPSRAHAFEFETALWYVKQFGKYLEHLEIKLLHPYSTVFTRKFQVSMRGLLSHLGKCNCRLVSLSIKHLELDRLVWKNVVRAQFIKNLGTFLKRMSKQLNYLNLKGARVTLEEGCQLLNSLSCLTNKSFISEINIEDFFILHLPVYSSTLFHHTVSKFHSLVILTFSYNCVSDELLDILCKNSAHSLCTLNIKCHIHDPHGQVVWGMSWANLAKKAPRLNVNFFFERVMKHEHLARILLVEIPVRSISLRSCYFRDPDWMMRPTLTTILPAYWHVLQKLTLEVNNDNELLDDELLQLILSCRRLFFLKVWAFLSVTFMERLLHSRAERKCFLTTIKVRIYTSRQETSEEDRLLHNIYKKFKNLIDSELNYFVITYPLM; this is encoded by the exons ATGGAGGATGACATTGATGCTGAGCAGAGCTTCTGGGCTAATTTACCTGATGTCTGTCTGAGGCATGTCTTCCACTGGTTAGATGACAAGGACAGATCTCGAGCTGCATTGGTCTGTAAAAAATGGAATCAGGCCATGTACTCAGGATCCCTCTGGAGAACCAGAACCATCACATTCAATGGCCAACCATCAAGGGCACATGCATTTGAATTTGAAACTGCACTGTGGTACGTCAAGCAATTTGGCAAGTATTTGGAACACCTTGAAATCAAGTTATTGCATCCTTACAGTACTGTCTTTACCCGAAAATTTCAAGTGTCTATGAGAGGCCTTCTCTCACACTTGGGTAAGTGTAACTGTCGCCTAGTATCCTTGAGCATCAAGCACCTCGAATTAGATCGCTTGGTCTGGAAAAACGTAGTCAGGGCTCAGTTTATCAAGAACTTAGGTACTTTCCTGAAAAGAATGAGCAAACAGCTTAATTATCTCAACTTAAAAGGAGCAAGAGTAACCTTGGAAGAAGGCTGCCAGCTTCTGAATTCCCTGAGCTGCCTGACTAATAAAAGttttatatctgaaataaatattgagGATTTCTTCATTCTCCATCTTCCTGTCTACAGCAGCACCTTGTTCCACCATACTGTGTCCAAGTTCCACAGCCTTGTTATCCTGACTTTCAGTTATAACTGTGTCTCTGATGAACTGCTGGACATTCTGTGCAAGAACAGTGCTCATTCCCTGTGCACCTTGAATATCAAATGTCATATCCATGACCCTCATGGGCAAGTGGTCTGGGGAATGTCATGGGCCAACTTGGCCAAAAAAGCCCCAAGATTGAATGTGAacttcttctttgaaagagtcATGAAGCATGAACATCTAGCCAGGATCCTGCTAGTGGAGATCCCAGTCAGGAGCATCAGTTTACGGAGCTGCTATTTCAGGGACCCAGACTGGATGATGAGACCTACCCTTACCACCATCCTCCCAGCCTACTGGCATGTGCTGCAG aaattaacCCTTGAAGTAAACAATGACAATGAGCTGCTGGATGATGAGCTACTGCAGCTCATCTTATCATGCAGGAGGTTGTTTTTTCTGAAAGTCTGGGCATTTCTTAGTGTCACTTTTATGGAGAGGTTGCTACATAGTCgtgcagaaaggaaatgctttttgaCTACAATAAAG GTCAGGATTTATACGTCTCGACAAGAGACCAGTGAGGAGGATCGGCTGTTGCACAATATTTACAAGAAGTTCAAAAATCTGATTGACTCAGAGCTTAACTATTTTGTCATCACCTACCCACTGATGTAA